The region TCCCGCCCGTTCTCGAGCCGCTCGGCGGGCGTGGCCCGGCTGTCGTCGGTCTCGAGCACCCGGGTCTGGATGAACCTGGCGTAGAACCGGTAGGCTATCGCATAGGATGCTATGGCCGCGAACAGCAGCCACCCGGCGTTGATGGTCTCCCCGCGGGCGAGCGCCAGAACACCCCAGCACACCGCACCCACGACGGCCACGAGCACCCAGATGCCGTAGCGCTTGAGCCGGCTACCCATGTCCCACCCCTTTTCTCGAAACTACGTTCTCAAAAACCCTTGCGCATTGTAGACCCGCCGGCGCGCCCCGGACAAGTCCCCGGCTACAGCCGCGGGGAGAGGAGACGCGGGGCGGTGAGGCAGACGGCGGCGGCCGCGAGCGCCCCGAGGAGGGTGGGGACGAGGATGACGGCGAGGGGGCTCGCTGCGGTGGCCAGCCCGAAGATCTCCTTGAGGGCGTCGTTCATGTAGGCGAAGGGCACGAGATGGCGCAGCGCCGCGAGCAGGCCCTCGGGGTGCTGGTTCCTGAAGAAGCCGGAGAGGTAGATGAGCGGGAAGAGCACTATGGTGGCGTACAGCAGCACGTCGGCCGGGGAGGAGGTGAAGTTGGCGAGCAGCACGCCTATGGCGTTGGCGGTGAGCAGGGTGGCGAAGACGGCGACGGTCGCCGCGAGCACCCAGGCTGGCGGCGCCGGGTGCAGGAGGTACACCCCGGCGAGCGCCGGCAGGAGCTGGAGGAAGTCCAGGGCCGCGTTGACCACAAGGATCTCCGCGACGATCCGGTACGGCGAGAGGGGGGTGAGCGCCACGCGCACCAGGATCCCGTCGTTTATGTCGTTCGTCAGGCTCTCGCCTGCCCCGAAGGTGCCCGCCATGATGGCCACCAGACCGACCACCGCCGCCGCGTACTGCGCCGGTATCCCGCTCGCCGCGACCGGGAGGATGATGGCCGCCGGGTAGAGCATCTTTATGGCGAGCGAGAGGCGCCTGCCGAGAAAGAGCGCGACGTCCTTCTTCCAGTAGCTGTCCGGAGGGTCAAGCCTCATCTTCGCCCCTGAGCGCCTCCCCGGTGAGCCTCGCGAACACGTCCTCCAGGGTGGGCCGCTCGACGGAGAGGCCGGTTATGTCCCCGCCGCAGCGCACGATCGCCCCCACCACCCCGGCCACGATGCCGGGCCTGTCCTCGCAGTGCACGACGAGGCCTCTCCCCTCCGGGACCACCCGCCGCACGCCCGGGACCTCCCCGACCTCCGCGTAGGGCACGGGGTTGCGCAGCGCGGCCACGACCCGCCGGAGCCCCTCGAGGGAGGAGACGAGCCCCTCCGGCGTCCCCTCCGCGACCGCGCGCCCGCGGTGCAGGAAGACCACCCGGTCGCAGAGCGCCTCCACCTCGTCCACCTGGTTGCTGGCCAGCAGGACCGCGCAGCCGTTCTCCGCCGCCTCCCGCAGCTTCCTCTGGTAGGCCAGCCGGGAGGTGTAGTCCAGCCCGAGCGAGGGCTCGTCCAGCAGCAGCACCGCCGGCTCGTGGGCAAGCGCCTCGATCAGGGCGAGCTTCTTGGCCATCCCGTAGGAGTAGGTCTTCGCCTTCTCGTCCCTGTACTCCGCAAGTCCGAAGTGCTCGAAGAGCCCCCGGAGCGCCCGATCGGCCTTCTCCTCCGGTACGCCGTAGGCGCGGGCGAAGAGGTAGGCGTTCGCCCAGCCGGAGAGGTCGCCGTAGTGGGTGGGGCGGTCCACCATTATCCCCAACCTCGCCCGGACCTTCCGCCGCTCCCTCAGCCCGTCCAGCCCGCACACCCTGAAGGCGCCGGAGTCCGGGGCTATCGCGGTGGAGAGCACGCGCAGCAGCGTGCTCTTGCCGCTCCCGTTCGGGCCCACCAGCCCCAGCACCTCACCGGGCGCCACCGAGAGGCTCACGCCCTCCACCCCCCGGCCGCTCGACCTGTAGCGGCGGGTTATGTTCTCGGCCTCGAGCGCCGCGCTCGCCACCTGACCCTCTCTTTTCGCCGCTCTTCCACGGGACGCGCAAGCAAGATTGTACCGGCGGGCGGCGCGCGGGGGCTGTTAGCGGCCTCACCCGCCGCGGGTAGAATGCACCCTGCGACATAAGCCGGCCTCTCTATGTCAAGAGAAAGGAGCGTGCTTGGCTTGAACGGGAACGTATCCGTGGCGGTGTTGGGGACCGGGATCATGGGGAGCGCGATGGCCCGCAACCTCCTGAAGGCGGGCATGGAGGTGCGGGTCTGGAACCGCACCCGCAGCAGGGCCGAGCCGCTCGCCGCCGAGGGCGCGCGGGTCGCGGACAGCCCGCGGGAGGCGGCCCGGGGGGCGGGCGTCCTCCTCACCATGCTCGCCGACGCCGGCGCCGTGGCCGGGGCGGTGGGCGGCGGCGCTCTGGAGGCGCTCTCTCCCGGCGCCGTGTGGCTCCAGATGAGCACCGTGGGGGTGGAGGGAACCGGGAGGCTGCAGCGCATGGCGCTCGAGCGCGGGGTGGCCTACGTCGACGCCCCGGTGCTCGGCACCAGGCAGCCCGCCGAGGCCGGGGAGCTGGTGGTGCTGGCCTCCGGCCCCGAGGAGGTGCGCCCGGCGTGCGAGCCGGTCTTCGAGGCCGTGGGCAAGAAGACGCTGTGGGTCGGCCCCGTGGGGGCGGGCACCCGGCTCAAGCTGGTGGTGAACAACTGGATCACGGGTCTGCTCGGCGTGCTGGGGGAGACCTTCGCCCTCGCGCAGAAGCTGGGCGTGGACCCCTCCCTCTTCTTCGAGGCCGTGGAGGGCGGGCCGCTGGACCTGCCCTACGCCCGCGCGAAGGGGAAGATGATGGCCGAGGGGGAGTACCCCACGAGCTTCTCGGTGAGGCTCGCCCGCAAGGACGCGGGGCTGGTCCTGGAGGCGGCGGAAGACCTGCGGCTGCCGGTGTGCGAGGCCGTGGCCTACCACCTCGACCGGGCCGCCGAGACCGGGCACGCGGAGGACGACATGGCCGCGATCTACGAGGGGGTGAGGACCGCGGCGGAGCCCGGAGGGGCGGGCTAGCCCGCCCCTCTCCTCCGGCGGCCCCGCGTTATTACGCCCCCGGCCTTATGTTCTGGTTGAGGTGGAAGAGGTTGTCCGGGTCGTACCTCTTCTTGAGGCCGGCGAGGCGGCGGTACTTCTCCGGTCCGTAGCCGGTGCGCACGCGCTCCTCCCCCTCGTCGCCGATGAAGTTGAGGTAGGTGCGCTCGCCGGTCCAGGGCCGGAGCGCCGCCTCCAGCTCCCCGGCCCAGCCCACGTGCCGCCCGGCCTCCGAGGGCTCCGCCCACTGCGCGAGCGCGTGGTAGTTGTAGGCCGCGCCCCGCGGCCCGAGCGGCGTCTCGTCCTCCCCCACGCGGGAGATGGCGCCTCCCATCGGGAACAGCGCCAGGACCGTCAGCGGGGAGGCCATCCTGCCCGCGTGCTCGACGAGCACGTCTATGGCCTCGTCGGGCAGCTCGTCCAGGAAGCCGGCCTTCCAGTAGTGCTGCATCCCGGGCGGGTTGGCCGCGTCCAGCAGGGTCTGGAGCTCCGTGTAGGGCATGGGCCGGACCATGTCCATCGCCGGGGGGAGGTGTTTCTTCAGGGGCTGGATCGCCGCCTCGCCCTCCTCGACGCCGCCCGCGTAGCAGACGATGACGGCGATGAGCTTCGTCCCCCGCACGTGCTCGGGGATGAACGGCTCGGGAGGGGCCGTGAGAAAGGCGCATCCCCCGCCCAGCTCGTCCGGCGCTCCCCGCATGAACTCGCGGTAGAAGCGCAGGAGCCCGGGGGCCTGCTCGGCGGGGTAGAGCAGCATGCCGCCGAGCACGAGTGGCCCGACCGGGTGCAGCGCGAACTCGAAGGAGGTGGCGATGCCGAAGTTGCCCCCGCCACCGCGCACGCCCCAGAAGAGCTCCTCGTTCTCCTCCTCGGTCGCCCGTACGAGGCCGCCCTCCGCGGTCACCATCTCCACCGAGAGGAGGTTGTCCACCGTGAAGCCGAGCCTGCGCTCCAGCCAGCCCGAGCCGCCCCCCAGGGTGAGCCCCGAGATGCCCGTACCAGAGACCCGCCCGCCGGTTACGGCGAGCCCGAAGAGCTGCGTCTCGCGGTCGAACTCGCCCCAGGTCAGCCCGGCCTGAGCGCGGGCCCTCCGCTCCCCGGGGTTCACCCACACCCCCTTCATCGGGGAGAGGTCTATCACCAGGCCACCGTCGCAGGTCCCGTAGCCGGAGACCGAGTGCCCGCCGCCGCGGACCGCCACCTCGAGCCCGCTGGCGCGGGCGAAGATCACCGCGGCCACCACGTCGGCCACGCCGGTGCAGCGGGCGATGAGGGCCGGGCGGCGGTCGATCATGCCGTTGAAGACCCGGCGGGCGTCCTCGTAGGCCGCCTCACCGGGCCGGATCAACTCGCCCCGGAAGCTCCCGTCGAGCTCCCGGAGATCCGGTCCCGGAGTGTACCGCTGGTCCATGCCGCTCCTCTCGCGTTGTTTTGCGTCTCCATTCCCCCCGGCCTACCGCAGGGCCGGGACCCCTCCGAGGGCCATCGCCGCCGCCCAGCACAGAAGGGCTATCCCCACCGGCGCGCTGATCCTCCTGCCCCACCCGGCGTTCTTCTCCGCCGCCATCACCGCCCCCAAGAGGAGCATCCAGAGGAGGCTCCCCGCCCCAACGGCGAACATGACCAGCATCAGAGACCAGCAGCACCCCAGGCAGAAGATCCCGTGGTGCGCCCCGAGCCGGAAGGCCCGCGAGCGCTCCCGCTCCCCCCGCCAGTGCTCGGTGATGAAGCCGAGCGGGGAGCGGCACCTCTGCAGGCACCTGTTCTTGAGCGGCGCGAACTGGTAGAGGCCCGCCAGCGCCAGGGTGCCCGCCCCTATGGCCCAGGGGTTGTCCCCCAGCCACGCGCTGCGCTCCGCGCCCTCGTGGACGAGGAGGTCGCCGAGGAAGGCCAGGGCGCCGAAGAGCGCCCAGACGCTCACGTAGCCGCAGAGGAGCAGGGCGAGGAGCAGCCGGCCGTCCGGGCGCCGGCGGGTGAGGCGCCCGAACAGCAGGACGAGCGGCAGGCTGGTGGGGAGCATCATGGCCACCACCATCAGGGTCCAGCCGGAGACGAAGAGGGCCACTAGCGGGGCGAGCCGCGCCGCGAGGCCCCCCGCTCCCGCGCCGCCGGAGGCGAGGTGTCCCAGCTCCTCGTGGTCGAGGTAGGGGGCGTAGGGGGAGGCGCCCCAGAGCCAGAGGGCCAGCCAGGCCAGCGCTATGAGCGCCATGAGGGCTACGAAGATCCTGTTGTGCAGATCGCGGGGCGCCGCCCACACAGGAAGATGCTCCTCTCTTGGCGGGTGGGGCGGAGCCGGATCTCAGACCCCACCCAATACCTTCGCTCAGGCCGCCTCCAGTTTGAAGTGGCCCTGGATGGCGTTGTGTCCCTCCAGGTCCACGTCCCTGAGCCCGTAGCCGGAGGAGTTGCGCCGGTACTTTGTGGCCTTGCTCACGTAGGCGGGCGAGCCCGGGATCGTGGAGAACACGGTCTCCTGCAGCGTGGTGGGCTTCTCGGTGGCCCCCATGTAGGAGGCCATCTCGGCTTCGGCTATGGGGTTCGTCCCCGAGCCGATCCTGAGCGTCCCCTTGCCCTCCTCGACCGTGAAGGTGATGGGAGCTCTCTCCACCGCGACCACCTCGCCGATCAGCTGCGCGAATTCCGCCATCGGCCCGCCGAGCCTGCCGGTGAAGACGTTCAGCAGCGCCTCCTGCTGCTCTTCGGTGGCGTCTTCGTCCACGAAGACGACCGCCCTCCAGTTGCCCTCGAAGATGTTGCCGGGGATGTAGTTCAGAACGGCGAAGGTATGGCCCGAGACGTCCACCCCATCGACCGTCCCCCGGTCCACCTTCCAGGCCACCACCGCGTCGCAGGTTCCGCCGTCGGGGTCCTCCCCGATCCAGCAGGGACAGAGCACGTTGCAGTCGCAGACCTCCAGCAACCTTCCTTCCAGCTGGTAAGCCATCTCCCGTTTCCTCCTTTCGGGGGTTTCTTCTCCCCGGTTACTCGTCCCAGGCCTCGACGTTGACCTGGCGCCGTATCCTGCCGCCGCGCACCTCCAGCGTCGCCGCCGCGAGCACCCTGGTCCCGTCGGGGTACTCGCACGCCTCGTTGAACGCCACGCGCCCCTCCCCGACGACCGGGTCCTCGAGCCTGTGCGCCATCTCCCGGGAGCAGACGTCGCGCAGGTAGGCGGAGATCTCGTCTCTGCCGCGCATCACGAACGGCCTGCTCGGCGGGGTGTCTTTGTTGACGACGCGCAGCTCGGCGTCGTCGGCGTACAGGGCGATGAGCGCCTCGGTGTCGCGCCCTTCGATGGCCCGGCGCAGGGCCTCGAGGTCCAGCGTCCCGGGCGCCTTCTCCCTCTGCTCGCTCACGGCGGCTCCTTTCTCGTCCGTGCCGGTCGCGGGGGCGCGGCGACGGCGCGGTTCGCCCGGGCGTCGCTGCCGCGCGCATGCCGCTGTTCCTGCTCCGGCGGTCTTCCGGTTGTCCGGGAGCTTGCCCTCTCCGGCTGCCCACCCGCCAGACCGAAAGGTGCTCACTTTCTGTCCGGTTTTGCGGGAGGGTGGGTTTCCTGTCGCCAGAGGAGGTCCGTGACGTTCTCTATGCCGGCCCTGAGGTGCCTGCGGTAGGTGCTGAAGGGCAGGCCCAGGAGCCTCGCCGCCTGCTCCTGGGTGGGCGCCGGCCGGAAGTAGGTGTGGTGCAGCGCCCGGTAGAGCCTGGCGTCGCGCGGGTGCTGCCGGAGCGTCTCCGCCGCCTCCTCGAGCAGGGCCCGCAGGGCGGCCACCCGCTCCCTCTCTCCCGAGCCGCCCCCGGTCCGCCGGGCGACCAGCCGGGAGCGGAGGAGGGGGCTGGACGCGAGCGCTCCCGGCCGGGCGTGGTTCTTCAGGGCCTCCCGCACGGCGGAGGCGAACTCCTCCCTCTCCAGGACGGCGGGGCGCTCGCCTGCCGGCCCGGCGAGCGCCTCCCCGGCGGGGCCGCGCTCCGCCAGGAGGTCCAGCCAGTCCCCGGGAGGGACCGTCCTCCAGTCGTGGCCGTAGAGGGCGTAGCGTCTGCCGCCGACCGCGAAGCCTTCCCCCGGCAGGCGGGGAAAGCCCAGCCTGTCGAGCGCCCGGCCGCTGCGCGGGGGGTCTGCGACGACGAGGAGCGTGCATGCCGGGGGAGGGGCGTCGAGGACGTGCCGGAGTACGGCGTCGAGTAGGATGCCCCGCAGGGCCGGCCCGCTCTGGTAGGAGGAGCGCGCCATCCAGAAGCGGAGGAGCGCGGCCTCCTCGCCCGTCCTGAGCGGCCCCCGGCCCTCCAGGTGCCGCAGGGCTGCGAGCGCGGCCGGGTCCCGCTCCTCACCGCCGGCCCGCCGCAGCCGCAGGCTCGCGGCGAAGCCCGCGGGGCGCCCCGCGGGGTCCCGGTAGATCGCGACCTCCAGCGAGCCCCGGGAGAGCAGGCGCCTGGCCAGGCGGCCGGAGGCCGGGCCTTCGTGCCGCTCCACCGCCTTCTCCAGGCGCGCCGAATCGCCCGGGCGCGGGGGGCCGGCGGACGCGCCGTCCGCCTCGCCGCGCCCCAGCAGCGGGCGCACCTCCGGGTCTTCCCGGTGCAGGAAGAGGTAGTCCAGGAGGGCCCGCTGCCGCTCGGCGCCCCGGCTCTCCCCGAGGCGGGCGACGTGGTAGCGGCGCACCCGCCGGAGCAGGCGGGCGTGGCGGTCCGGGTCGCGCCAGCGCAGGTCGGCGGCGAGGACCTCGCGCGCGGTGGGGTGCGGGACCAGCCCCAGCGGCCCGGGCCGGACGAAGCTCAGGCCGCGCAGCCACCCGAAGAGCTCTCCCGGCTCCGCCCCCGGGACGGCGCGGGCCAGGAGGGACTCCGTGGTGTGCCGGGAAAGGGCGCAAACCTCCAGCGCCTCCCTGTGTTCGGGTCCGGGGAGCTCGCCGACCAGGTGCCCGGCGAGGGTGCCGACGACCTCTATCTCCTCCTCCGGCCCGAAGCGGCCCAAAGGGTTCCGGAGCGCGGCGTCGGCGGCGAGGGAGAGGGCGAGGGGGTGCCCGCGGGCGAAGCCCAGCACGCCGCGCTGCTGCCGCGGGTGGAGCCCCCGCCGGGCCAGAAGCTCCCGGCTCTCCTGCTCGCCCAGGTTGCCCAGCGGCAGGAGGCGCACCAGGCTCCGCCAGCCGGGGTCCGCCAGCCACTCGGCGGGGGGCGGGGAGCGCCCGGAGAGCACCAGCAACAGGCCCTCCTGCAGCCCGAGGAGCAGGTCTTCGTCCACCCACTCCTGCAGCGGCGGCAGGCGCTCGCACCCGTCGAGCAGGATCACGCGCCTTCCCGGCCGCGCTCTCTCCAGGAGCAGCGGCAGGGGAGGTTCGGTGAGCCGGTGCGCGTCGAGATAGAGCGCCCTCGTCCCCGCCTCCTCGCAGAGGTACGCGAACTCCCGGAGCAGCGCCGTCTTCCCGCAGCCGCCGATCCCGAAGACGTAGAGCACGGCGAAGGGCGGCTCCCCGCCGGCAAGGGCCTCCTCGAGCAGCCGCCTCTCCTCCTCCCGGCCGACCAGCATCCGGTGCCGCTCCAGGCCGAGGCGGCCGGTCTGTCGTGAGGACACGGACGATCCCCTTCCCTCAGAGGCCGCCCCAGGGACCGGGAGGGCTCCCCGGCCGCCCCCTCGCGGAGCGGAACGTCTCTGCCATCTCGTGGCTCCTTCCCGCGGGACCCCGACCCCGCGCTCTCTCGCCCATCCTAGCCTGCGGCCGGGCGGCGGGCATCGCGCAAATGAGTGATTTTCCCTGCGGGTTTCGGGAGTGCCGGGATAAAATGTTGCCCCGAGAGCGGGGCTCCCGCCGTGCAGAGGAGGCTTTCCCCGAGAGGAGGTTTTCCGGTTTGTCCGAGGAGCAGAAGATCACCTGGGACCCTGAGGCGGACCGCCGGATAAAGCGCAGCCCCTTCCTGATGCGCCGCTTTATCCGCAAGCGGATAGAGGACCGGGTCCGCTCCCGGGGGCGCACCCGCGTCACCGAGGCGGACGTGGACGAGAGCGCCCGGATGTACCGCCAGTACCGCTTCAAGTAGAGAGATGGGCTCGCCCCGGATCACCGGGCTCTCCTGGGGGCGGCTGGAGACCGAGCGGGGCGCCTTCAAGGACGCCAAGCTCTACCCCGGCGGGGCCCGCGAGTGGGACTGGAACGAGACGGGCACCCGGCACGACCCCGGCATACAGCCCGCCGACGTCGCGGAGCTTCTGGAGCGCGGCGCGGAGGTGGTTGTCCTCGGCCGCGGCTTTTACGGGCGCCTGGGGGTCTGCGAGGAGACGCTGCGGCTGCTGCGGGAGCGGGGGGTGGAGGTGTACGCGGAGCGGACCGAGGAGGCCGTCCGCCGCTACAACGGGCTGGCCCCGGAGCGAAGGGCGGGGGCGCTCATCCACTCCACCTGCTAGGGGCGCAAAAAATATCCGGGCCGGGAAGCCGCCCGCTACGCGCTAATGTGGCGCGCGACCACCGACCCGGTCCGCGGGGCGCTCAGGCGTCCCGCGGAGAGTTGTTGATCGTCCTGTCCATCGGACCCTTCCCTCCCCGTAGAGGTTCAACAACTCCGCCCACATCCTAACACCCGGGGCGGCCTCGTGCCAGGGGTGGCGTGTGGGCGGGCCTTCGGCTAGCCGCCCAGGGAGAGCTGGTCCGCGTACCCGTAGTGCTCGAAGGCCGCCCGGCGGGCCTCCGCGTCGGGGACCTCTTCTTTCCCGTAGCGCGGGCCCTCCAGGATCTTGGCGCGGCCCTGCTCCACGCGGACGCCCTCCTCGTCCACCCCGGTCACGGCGTCCACCGGGATCAGGCGGTCCTCCCCGTCCGCGGCGGAGACCCTGAGCAGGTGGACCGCCGGCACCCGGGCCCACACGTAGGCGTCCTCCACCCGGCCCACCTCCTCGCCGGCGTGGTCCAGGACCTTCCTGCCCCGGACCTCGCGCCACTCCTCGTCCAGCTCGCCCTCGAACTCCCCGATCCTCACCAGCTCCTCCTCGCCGGCCAACGCCCGAGCCTCCTTCCCTTGCGACGCTCCTTCTCCCCTCAGTTTTCCTGGTTTGGCCGGCGGCCAAACTTCCAAAGGCGTGGGGATCCTGCTACCCTGTAGCGGTCGCGGAACGGTACGGACGCAGCAAGACAAGGAGGGGGACCTTGACCAACGCCAGAACCCTGCCCGGGGCCCTGCCGCTCCTGGCTGCGGCACTGCTCGCGCTGGCCCTGGCGGTTGCGCTCGCGGCCTCCGGGGAGAGGGCCGCGGCGGCCGAGAAGGCGCCGCGGTACACCGTCCTGAGCGTCTCCGACGCGCCGGGGGTGCGGGAGGTCGTCGTCTCCACCGCCGCCCGGCGGGAGGAGGGGCTGCGCCTCGTCGCTGACGAGCTGCGCGAGAAGGGGAACGTGCCCGAGGACGGGACCCTGCTCGTCGAGTACCGCAAGCGCCGGGATCCCTCCCGGGAGACGGGCTTCGCCCTCGTCTTCGACAGCGAGCGCGCGGTGCTCGAGGCGGGGAAGACCGCTCGCTACGGCGAGGTCTACGACGAGGAGGACGCCGAGCAGATAATGGAGGAGGAGGGCGGCATCCGGGCCGTCAGCTACCGGGACTTCGCCGAGGAGAACCCCGGCCTCTGGGAGCGCATCCGGGGCTTTCTCCTCCCGGTTCTCTCCTAGGCGTCGAGCACGACGTCGGAGAGGGGGCTGCCGATGCAGATGAGCCGGTAGCCCTCCTCGAGCTCCTCCTCGGAGATGGCAAACGCAAGATCCTGGTCCACCTCCCCCTCCAGGCACCGCTGCATACAGGTGGTGCAGGTGCCGCTGCGGCAGTCGTAGGGCAGGTCCAGCCCCGCCTCCTCGGCCTTCTCCAGGATGTACTCGTCCTCGGCGACCTCTATGGTCACCCCGCTCTTCTTGAACGTCACCCTGTGCGTCTTGGCCAACTTCCTCCTTCTCCCGTGAGAAGCCCCGGCCCCGCGGGGAGAGCCGCCCGGAGCCGGGGCTTTGCGTATGTTCCTTCTATCGGGGGCGAAAGGCCCGCTCTTCCGGCCTAGCGCCCCTTCTGCTCGAAGTCCTCGGCCGGAGCGCCGCAGACCGGGCACTCCTCGGGGGGCTGGATGCCCTCCATCTCCTCGCCGCAGGTCGTGCAGACCATCGTCACGGTGAGGTTGGGGTGCGGCGCCTCGCCGTTCTCGCCGGCCTCGATCTTCTCGCCCGTGTCGCGGGCCAGCTCGGCGATCGAGATCTTGCCCGTGATCACGTCCTCCATCGTGTTCCGGGCCCCCTCGAGCGCCTCCTCGATGAGGGGCATGTCGATCTCCCTGACGCCCTTCTTTCGCGCCAGCTTCTCGGTCATGTTGCGCGAGATGTTGCGCATGAAGCCCTTGGGCACCCGCTCGAGACGCGCCACCGCGTCCTCGGTCCAGGCGAACTCGCCGGAGCCCCCCTCGGGGACCCGCCTGCCGGCCTCCTTGAAGGCCCGGTGGTCGATGGGGCACTTGCCGCCGGTCTCGCGCTCCACCTTCTCCTTGGCCTGGTGGACCGGGCAGCCGCCGCCCCTCTTCGTCTCGGGGGCCTCGCGGCCGGTCTCCTCCCGGTACTGCTGCTCGACGTACTCGCGCGTGATCGTGGTGTAGCCCTTCTTCAGCGCGCTCTTCTCCGCGCGCGCCTTCACGCGCCGCTTCTCCTGCCACCCCTCCAGGGAGTCCAGGAACGCCTGCGCCTCGTCGGTCCAGTGCAGCTCGCGGCCGTCGTAGACCTCCGAGCGGTTGAGGTTCTCGCCCGCGGCGGCGGTTGCGATCTCGGCGTCCACCGGGTGGAAGTGGGTGGGCCCGGCGCCGCAGACCGGGCAGCGGGCGGGCTTGCCCTTCGCCACGTAGCGGCAGACGTCGCACTCGAAGCGGTCGCGGCCCTGGGCGGCGCGCTGGATCTCCTCCTGCACCTCCTCGGAGATACCCTCCACGTCGCCCTGGTCCTCGGCCTTCCCGAAGCCGCCGCGGCCGCCCTCGATGATCTCCCGCTTCGCCTCCTTCTCCGGGTCGGAGGTGCCGTTGCGGTGGCCGTTGGAGGAGCCGTTCTGCCTGGTGCGCTCCTCGAAGTCCTTGAACAGCGAGTCCACCGGAGCCTCCTCGCCGGCAGCCTCCTGCGCGCGGATCTGGTCGCCGATGGCGCGCATGGACTCCATCGCCCCGGGCGGGAGGATGTTCTCTATCACCTCGTCGATCACGCTCGTGGTGATCACCGTGTAGCCCTTCTCGATGGCGTACCGGATCACCGCGCCCGAGGCCATCCCCACGACGAAGCCCGGCACCCGGTCCATCCTCTCCAGGGCCTCCTTGGTCCAGGTGATGTGCTCCTCGGCGGTGTAGAGGTCCGGGGCCTGGTACTCGTAGTTGACCACGAGGACGTTGGTCGGCAGGTAGCGCATCATGTTCTCCGTGTTGGAGCCGATGTCCATGTCCTCGTCGGAGTGGTAGCCGATGCGCCCCATCACCACCAGCGAGGGCTCCACCTCCCTCACGTACTTCAGCGTCTGCTCGAAGGGCTTGCCCGCGAGCAGCGTGGTCTTGAGCTCCACCCCCTCGTCGGCGGCGACCTTCTTGGCCACCTCCAGGTGGGCGGTGTAGATCTTGGCGAGCCCGGAGTCGATGATCTCCTCGTGCAGCTTCTCCTGCTCCTTGAAGCGGAAGACCTTCTGCGCCTTGGTCGAGAGGACCCCCGCTATGGAGTGGAACATGGCGTAGTGGAAGTACGGGTCGAAGACGCTTATGGCCTCGACGGTCCCCCCGAACTCCCGCGCCAGGTCTATCGCCCTCTTGAGCCCGCCGAGCGACTTGGCGCTGCCGTCGATGGTGACGACGATGTGCTCGAAGGGGCTGCGGTCGAGGTCCTTGACGATCAGGCAGTCGGCCTTCTTGAG is a window of Rubrobacter xylanophilus DSM 9941 DNA encoding:
- a CDS encoding universal stress protein, with protein sequence MYKEVYVPVDNSDYSNQACVIGVDVARAFGGRVAGCHAYAAKMHDVRFRQMESGLPEEFRDEEEMQRQRKIHDQLITKGLEIITDSYIDVLEPLCEKYDVELVRRSLEGKNFKVIVEDVNSGDYDLVVMGAMGMAAVKDTVLGSVTERVTRRLKKADCLIVKDLDRSPFEHIVVTIDGSAKSLGGLKRAIDLAREFGGTVEAISVFDPYFHYAMFHSIAGVLSTKAQKVFRFKEQEKLHEEIIDSGLAKIYTAHLEVAKKVAADEGVELKTTLLAGKPFEQTLKYVREVEPSLVVMGRIGYHSDEDMDIGSNTENMMRYLPTNVLVVNYEYQAPDLYTAEEHITWTKEALERMDRVPGFVVGMASGAVIRYAIEKGYTVITTSVIDEVIENILPPGAMESMRAIGDQIRAQEAAGEEAPVDSLFKDFEERTRQNGSSNGHRNGTSDPEKEAKREIIEGGRGGFGKAEDQGDVEGISEEVQEEIQRAAQGRDRFECDVCRYVAKGKPARCPVCGAGPTHFHPVDAEIATAAAGENLNRSEVYDGRELHWTDEAQAFLDSLEGWQEKRRVKARAEKSALKKGYTTITREYVEQQYREETGREAPETKRGGGCPVHQAKEKVERETGGKCPIDHRAFKEAGRRVPEGGSGEFAWTEDAVARLERVPKGFMRNISRNMTEKLARKKGVREIDMPLIEEALEGARNTMEDVITGKISIAELARDTGEKIEAGENGEAPHPNLTVTMVCTTCGEEMEGIQPPEECPVCGAPAEDFEQKGR